The DNA region ACTGTAGCAATTCTCCATCTGGATTATATGCAGGAATAACTATGACTGGCTTTGGCACAAAGTCCTCGTCCTTCGGTTTGTGGTTCTAAAGATAATGACCACAAATCGAAGTGAGCGCAATATAAGAGATGTTAATCGATGGATTATTCAGCAGATTCGCTGAGATACTTATCAATCACATTGGTAATGCTTTTATCCATCGGCTCTATTTTGCTTGGAAAGCTTGTGACTTGTTTGCCATCTGCTGAAACGATGTATTTATGGAAGTTCCAACCTGGCGCCTGCTCAGTCGCTTGAGTCAATGCTTTAAAAATTGCATTAGCTTCGTCGCCTTTTACTGGCGTAGTCGCCATCATTGGGAAGGTGACGCCGAAATTAACGAAACAAACCGTTGCTGTTTCTTCCTCGTCATTGTGCTCTTGGCGAAATGAGTCTGACGGGAAGCCTAAAATGACGAAGTCTTCATCTTTGTAGGTTTGGTAAAGCTCTTCAAGCCCCTCAAACTGGCCTGTATAACCGCATTTGCTCGCCGTGTTGACCACCATCACGACGCGATTCTCAGTCAGTTCGCAGAGGTTGTGATTATCCTTCGAATGCAATGCTCGCATGCTATGGTCGAACGTCGCTAAACATCCTTTATCTGTCGCTACAAAGCTCTGCGCTGCTCGCTGAGCTGTGGCGACTTCTTGCTGCGTGCCACCCGCAACCGCAGAGAATAAAGTTACACCAGCAACACCCGCTGCAGCTATAAGCGCAACGCGCTTGCCTATTTTAGATTGAACCGGTTGCTTCATAATGAAAGCTCCACAACAAATTGATAATAGATGAACGTCAAAGCACGACGTTATTCAATGAATAGCGACTTTATGCCAAAAACGATCACTTCGTGACGCATCAACAACGATTTAGTTAGCGTCGCCATGAAGCTTCACAGTAATCTTCGTTGTAGTTAATTTCAAACTGACCATCGTAGGCCTGCTCTAAGGCATGACCGATTCGCTTCGGATGATGACTATCAGTAAATGTCAGTAAAGTTTCATCAACATCTGAACGCAAATCAATTAATCTGTTCATAGGGTGCTGTTTGGTTTCATCTTCGATGACATGCCGAATAAGCCCGAGAATTTCATCTCGGTGCTCCTGGAAAAAATCACCGGAAAGTTTCAAGCTGCCATTCGACTGGCCATTTTGTATGAGTTCGCAAGCAGGACAAATCACTTCGGCGGCGTCTGCTTTTGGCTGTTGAAGCCACTGCCAGCGAGAGTTTTGATAGACAACACCACACTGTGAACACACTGACGGACTTTTTAACTTATGTGGTGATAGTTTAGGTTGCCAGACACCGCGCTGACCAAGCGTTTTTTGCGGATCTTTAGGGAATTGAGAGCTCATGGTTGACCTCCTCGGGACAGCTCGTTTTTTAGGCTGTACCAGTAAGCCATCGAAGTATAGTTAGCGTTTAATCAACTGTCTAACCAACCTTCTAACCAAATATACGAAAAGAATGCGCGACGACAACAATGCGTTGAATCACATGATGTTTGCGATTGGGGAAATTAGCCGTTTGCGAAACTGTGTTAACTTGATAACAACATCTATAACAACGAAAAGGCATTGTTTATGAACAAACCTTCTGCATTAAATGCATTGGTTCTGGCGTTGGGGCTTGGCTCATTTTTATTGAGTTCAGCAGCTCATGCGAACCCTGTAAAAATTGATTATCAGCAACCAACTCAAGCCCTCATTGATATTGTTGATGCGGCACCGTCACCAGGCGGAAGCTTGAGCCCTAATGGTGACTTGTTGATGGTAATGAATTATCCGTCGCTCCCAACAATCGCTGATGTTGCCGCTGACGAATTAAAACTGGCTGGACGTCGCATTAACCCAGCTAACTATACGGTGAGCCAAGCGCGATACATTAGTTCGTTAACGTTCGTTGATGTAGCTTCAGGCGAGAATCTGCGTATTAAGGGTTTGCCGGAACAGCTGAAAATTATTGGCGCTAGCTGGGCACCGAACGGTGAGTATGTGGCGTTTGCACAAATGAATGCCGAAAATGTTGAACTCTGGCTTGTTGATGTTGAAAAGACGCGCGCCAAACGTTTAACGAAACAGTCTTTGAATGCCGTGTGGGGTCCGATGTTAGAGTGGCGTCATGACAGCGAAGGTTTATACACTTATACCGTAGCCGAAGGCTTGAAAAAGCCGGCACTGAGGACAGTACCGACTGGCCCTGTCATCACTGAAAGCATGGGGCGCACAGCACCAGGGCGCACGTATCAAGACTTACTACAAAACAAGCAAGATGAATTGCTGTTTGATTATTACTTTACCAGCCAGATTAGTTATGTTGGCGTGAATGGTCGCACGAAAGAAGTTGGTGAGCCGGCTATTTATCGCAGTGTAAGTACCTCGCCAAGCGATGAGTTTTTGCTGGTTGCGAATATTGAACGTCCATATTCTTATGCGGTGCCTTGGTATCGCTTCCCAGTCACAACAACGGTTTGGAATACCAGCGGCAAAACGGTTTACACCGTTGCTGAGCAACCGTTAGCAGATAACTTACCGATCGCTTTTGACGCCGTTGAACAAGGACGCCGCTCGATTAGCTGGCGCAACGACGCGGATGCTACTTTAGTTTGGGCTGAAGCCGCCGACCAAGGTGACCCAGCTGTTAAAACTGAAATTCGTGACCGTGTTTTCCAACAAGCTGCGCCGTTTAACGAAGCGCCACAAAAACTACTCGATTTAAGTAAGCGGTACTCGCGTTTGTTGGCTGCTGATGCTGACACCATGTTGGTGTGGGAACGTTGGTGGGCAGATCGCGATGAGAAGCTGTGGTTAGTCGATAGCACCGGCAAAACTGAGCCAAAACTTGTTTGGGAACGCTCGTGGGAAGATCGCTACAACGATCCAGGTCAGCCGTTCACCGTGCGACGCGATGGCCGTACGTTATTGTATGTTGATGGTGACAATGTATTGCTAAGAGGCACAGGCGCATCTGATGAAGGCGATCGTCCATTTGTGGACAGCTACAGCCTAGCAACTGGTAAGAGCAAGCGCTTGTGGCGCAGTGAAGCACCATACTTTGAGCAGCCGCGCGATATCATTGATGCCGAAGAGCTTACGTTCTTAATGCAACGTGAAGGTGTTGATGACCCAGCAGACTTCTTTGTTCGAGATTTAGATGATAACGAGCTTCGCGCTCTAACAGAAACGCCACACCCAATGCCGCACACAATAGGCATTACACGCGAGTTAATAACTTACGAGCGTGAAGATGGCTTGCCAATGTCGGCTGAGCTGTATTTACCAGCTGGTTATGACAAAGAGCGTGATGGCGCTCTACCAACAATGGTTTGGGCTTACCCGCGCGAATACAAGAGTTCTGCCGCAGCAGCGCAGGTTTCGGGTTCACCTTATGAATTCGTTCGTATCAGTTATTGGGGGCCGCAATACCTTGCTACCCAAGGCTATGCCGTGCTTGATAGCGCCACCATGCCAATTGTCGGTGAGGGCGATAAGCAACCGAATGATACCTTCATTGAGCAGCTAGTGATGAACGGAAAGGCGGCGATTAAAGCGGGTGTTGATCTGGGCGTCACTGATCCTGAACGTGTTGCGCTTGGCGGGCACTCTTATGGTGCCTTTATGACTGCGAATATGCTGGCGCATAGTGATTTGTTCACAACAGGTATTGCTCGAAGTGGTGCGTATAACCGAAGCTTGACGCCATTTGGCTTCCAGCGTGAAGAACGTACTGTGTGGGATGACTCTGATTTGTACATTCGCATGTCACCGTTTTTCCATGCGCATAAAATCAACGAACCACTATTGATGATTCATGGGTCAAACGATAACAACTCGGGCACCTTCCCAATGCAGTCTGAGCGTTTATATCAAGCTATTAAAGGCTTAGGTGGTAGTTCGCGTTTGGTGATGTTACCGCATGAGTCGCATGGATATCGTGCGCGCGAGTCAATTCTGCATATGCTGTGGGAACAAACTCGCTGGCTCGACACCTACTTAAAAGAAGAAAAATAAAATTTAATCTTCGGTAATTTAAAAACCCCAATAATTGCAACGTTATAGGGGTTTTTTGATGAATTATTTTCCCGCCTGTTTTGCTTTGATGTGCTGGGCAAGATAGAACGCCAGAATGCCAATCAGTAACCCCCAGAACGAGCTATTAATTCCGAAAAAATGTGTCCCGGATGCGGTGGTTAAGAAAGCCAAAACAGGCGGCAGTTGATTATTTGCGTCACTGAAAGCTTTGAACATGTTCGTGCTTAACACCGGGAGTAACGCTAGGCCGGCGATGGTGGCAGTGACGGCAGCAGGCAACATCAGAAACAGCCCAACAATCGCTGAACTTGCTAAGCCAGCCAGGAGGTAAAAAATACCGCCGGCCACGGCTGCTTTGTAACGTTGAGAGCTATCCGGGTCAACCTCGGGTGACTGGCAAATAGCAGCGGTAATTGCTGCGAGATTAATTGCAAAAGCGCCCAACGGAGCGAGAATTAAACCAGCTAAACCGGTGGATGTAAGAAGTGGCGACATGGGCGGCGTATAACCGTTGTTGCGCAGCATCATAATTCCCGGAAGGTTCTGCGATACCATCGTCACGACAAATAATGGTATACCAACCCCAATCATTAATGCCAAATCAAACTCGGGCCAAACCCAAACCCATGCCGGCATCGAAAATGACAGCTGGGAAAAATCGAGATCTTGCATGAAGGCAGGTAACCCTACAGCGAGCAAGAGCACCCAGAAGAATACAAACCGAGGCGTGAAATAACGCAGCACAAAGAATGCAATCACAAGCGAACCGGCGATAATCGGCTGCTCATAAACTGCCGGCATGACTGCCAATACAAACTTCAACAAAATACCGGCGAGAATCGCCGCAGCTACCGATACCGGAATGTATTTAATCAGGCGATCTGAAATGCCGCTTAAGCCAAACAAGGCAATAAGCGCAGATGAGAAAATAAAAATACCAACCGCTTGCGAGAGCGATACACCTTGAAGTGCCACGATGAGTAGAGCGATTCCTGGCGTCGACCACGCTGTAAAAATTGGCGCCTTATAACGTAAGGACAAGACAATACTGGTGATACCCATAGCGAGGCCGAGTGCAAGTAGCCACGAACTTTGCACATCTGGTGAGCCATTAAGCGTTTTCACCGCTTCAAGTATCAAGACCACAGCACTGCTATAACCAACAAATACTGCTGTAGCGCCGGCAGAGATGTGTGATAGAGAGAGTTTCATCTGACTGCTTCCATTAAAACAAATGTTTTAAATCATATGTTTAATATAAATTCAATATAAAGTTAATAGGGTGATATAAATTATTCGATATTAGATATATCAAATGATATTTGCCTAAATTTAACAATGTTAATATAACTTCTCTCCTGAAGTTCTTCTGGAGCTCTGAATGAATAGAGATGCTGCTATATAAGAGCGGTTTTATCGGCGATCTAATTCATGTCTGATGCAAATATAACACTATCTAAGAAAGGTAAAACCATGAAATCAGCTATGAAAAGGCTATCAATCATCGCCGTGGCAGCAATAAGCATGCAGGCCGCTCAAGCAAATACCAATGTTTACACCAGTGACTCTTCAGTTACCGCTTGGGATCCTATATTCCCATCAGCTGCTATTGTTGATTGGCCAACTCAAGCGTGTTCAGTGAATCCTGCTGTCAATCTTTCAGCTAATTGGCAGAATCCACATGCCAGTTTTTCGTTTGGAACCAATGCCCACCCATGGCAGCCAGGTTCGGGCTTAAACGCATCTTGGATTAACGCCTGGAGCGACTTGAACTCTCGCGGACCTCAAGGTCATAGCTGGACACGCTACACGACGGAAGTCACCGGAAACGGTCAGTTTTTGCTGAACTTGTTGGCAGATAACTGCTCGTGGATTTACGTGGATGGAACGTTAGTAGGTTTCCAAGCAGCGACTTCGGTGCCATCTAAATATCCAGTCAACTTGGACGGCACGCACACACTCGATTTTCTTATTTTTGATGGTGGCGGTTTAGCGGGTGGTATGTTCCAGCTAGAAACAAACACAACCGTGGTATTTGCCGATACTGATGATGATGGTTTAACCGATGCTGAAGAAGTTCTCACGGAGACCGATCCATTAAATCCTGATAGCGATGGCGATGGTTTTAATGATGGTGAGGAAGTTACAGCAGGTACTAATCCAAATGACGGGAATGATTTCCCAGTCGTTGACGCTGACGGCGACGGCATCTTTGATACCGATGACAGCTGTCCAGCAACAGCTGATGGCGCAACAGTTGATCAATTTGGGTGTTCTGGAACCCAGAATGTCGCCAATCTTTGCGCATGTGATTCTGACTGGAAAAATCACGGTCAATACGTAAGCTGTGTGGCTCACGCTAAAAATGACCAAGTGAATATTGGGTTACTGACGCAGGATGAAGGTACGGAACTTATAAAAGCGGCGGCTAAAAGTTCTTGTGGTAAAAAAGCTAAGAAGTAATTCACATTTGCTGTGAGTTTAAATTTTTTCATCCGCAACACGCTCTCGTGTTGCGGATTTTTTTATGTGCTTTGCCACCGATCAACTAAATTAATAGCGACATAACCTTTGCTATTCGTATCGGGTGGCGCTCATGAAACTTCCATTTAAAAATCGTCGAGAAGCTGGGGAGCAACTAGCTAGCGAATTAACATCGATGATCGGTCTCACCAATGTTCTTGTCTTGGCACTGCCGCGTGGCGGTGTTCCTGTAGCCGAGCCGATTGCGCAATGTCTCGGCGCACCACTTTCCGTTTTGCTTGTTCGAAAATTGGGTGTTCCTGGTCAACCCGAAGTGGCAATGGGCGCAATTTCGGAAAACGGTGTGCGTGTTCTTAACAAAGATATCGTTGACACGTTTGCAATAGACGCCCGTGAAATTGCGCGTATTGAGCAACGTGAGCGCCAGGAACTAGAGCGACGTCAGCAACTATATCGCTCGGGAAATCCACTCCCCGAGGTTACTGGTAAAACGGTCATTTTAGTTGATGATGGGCTGGCGACAGGAGCAACGATGAAGGCAGCGGTTGAAGTTCTCAAACGAGAGAAAGTCGGCACTATCGTGGTAGCAGTTCCCGTTGCCGCCCGCGAAACCGCACTAGAAATACGAAGTGCAATTGATCAGTTGATTTGTTTAGCGCAGCCGCATCCGTTGGAGGCTATCGGCTATTGGTATCTCGACTTTGCACAAGTCAATGACGAAGAGGTTTTAGATATTATGCTTCGCCATTCATCTAAATTCGGAAGCGTGACGTAAAAAGTATCAAGTAAACCTTAGATTGAAAGACTGCTAATTAAATGACACGTATGAAATTTCCTGAAGCTGAGTTATCTCGTATTATTGAAATGGCATGGGAAGATCGCACGCCGTTTGAAGCGATTTCTGCGCTATACGGGCTTAGTGAGGCTCAAGTTATTGCGCTTATGCGGCGTGAATTAAAACCGACTTCGTTTCGCCTTTGGCGTCAACGAGTGAATGGTCGAGTCACGAAGCATCTGCAACGTCGCGATCCAAAAGTTTCACGTGCGTACTGTCCAACGCAATACAAGCGCTAACTTTATTTGCTGAAACCGCAAACTTCCTTTGTGTTTTTCCTTCAAACCACGTAGATTACGCGCCTATTTTTTGTTCGGGTGTTAAAACGTGATTTCTGCTGCAAATATCACCATGCAATTTGGTGCAAAACCTCTTTTTGAAAACATTTCTGTTAAGTTCGGCGAAGGTAATCGCTATGGTTTGATTGGCGCAAACGGCTGCGGCAAGTCAACCTTCATGCGTATTCTAAGTGGCGAGCAAGAGCCATCAGCCGGAAACGTTTCTATTGAACCAAATATGCGCGTGGGTAAATTGCGCCAAGATCAGTTTGCCTATGAGCAATACAGTGTCATTGATACGGTGATTATGGGTCATGAAGAATTATGGCAAGTAAAAGCCGAACGCGATCGCATTTATGGCATGGCAGAAATGAGTGAAGAAGATGGCATGCGAGTGGCTGATCTTGAAGTTGCCTTTGCTGAAATGGATGGTTACACCGCAGAATCGCGCGCCGGTGAGCTGCTGTTAGGCGTTGGCATTCCGCTGGAGTCTCATTTTGGCTTAATGAGCGAGATTGCACCGGGCTTAAAGCTACGTGTGTTATTGGCGCAGGTATTGTTCTCTGATCCAGACATCATGTTGCTTGATGAACCGACGAACAACTTGGATATCAACACCATTCGTTGGCTTGAAAACATTTTGAACGACCGTCAAGCCACCATGATCATTATTTCGCATGACCGTCACTTCTTAAACAGCGTGTGTACGCATATGGCGGATATTGATTATGGTGAACTGCGCGTTTATCCGGGCAACTATGATCAATATATGTTTGCTGCCACACAGGCTCGTGAGCAATTACTCAATGACAATGCGAAAAAGAAAGAGAAGATTGCCGAATTACAGCAATTTGTGAGTCGCTTCTCGGCAAACGCCTCGAAGGCAAAGCAAGCCACGTCACGTGCAAAGCAAATTGAGAAAATTCAGCTTGCCGAGGTGAAAGCGTCAAGCCGTGTTAGCCCATTTATTCGCTTCGAACAAGAGAAGAAGCTCTATCGATTAGCGCTTGAAATGGAAGGCGTCAGCAAATCATTCGACGAACTACAGGTGCTTCGTAATTTGAGCGCCATGATTGAAGTCGGCGAAAAAGTCGCAATACTCGGTGCCAATGGTATCGGCAAAACCACGTTGCTCAAGTGCTTGGTTGGGCAACATCAAGCTGATAGCGGCATGATTAAGTGGTCTGAAAACGCCAATATTGGTTATTACGCGCAGGACCATGCCGATTGGTTTAAAGAAAAAATCACTGTATTTGACTGGATGAGTCAGTGGAAGCAACCGCACCATGATGAACAAGCGGTGCGTGGCGTATTGGGGCGCATGCTGTTCTCTCAGGATGACATTAAAAAGCCCGTCACGATTTTATCGGGTGGCGAAAAGGGCCGCATGATTTTCGGAAAGCTGATTATGCAGCGTCCGAATATTTTGATCATGGATGAGCCGACTAACCACTTAGATATGGAATCGATCGAAGCATTGAACCTTGCTCTCGAGCATTACGACGGTACGTTACTGTTCGTGAGTCACGACCGTGAATTTGTGTCATCGCTTGCCACGCGCATCATCGAGCTTACCGAGAACGGTATGCGAGATTTCTCCGGCACTTATGACGACTATTTGCGCCAGCTAGCTGTTGATTAAAAAGTTGCAGCGCATTAACGTTAATAAATTCTGAAGTTATGAAGGCAGAACAATGAAAAAATTAACGAGCGTTGCAGTTTTTCTCTCTTTGGGGTTGATTGGACAAGTACAAGCCAGTACCGAGAGTTCGCATGAATTAACACTCACAGAAGCCGATAAATTGGTCACGTTGCCGCTACACTGTGTTGAAACACCGTATCCTTACAAAACAGGGATTGTGCTCGGTAGCGCGGAAGATTTAAAAGAACCTTCACAACATCACCCAATATTTTATGGGTGTTTCGATTGGCACAGCGCCGCGCACGGTTATTGGTCGTTGGTAACTTTGCTTCGCCAGTTTCCAGACATGGCGCATGCCGAGCAAGCTCGCGAAGTATTAAAGCGCAATATCACCAACGAGAATGGCCTGCGCGAAGCGGAATTTTTCAGCAAAGACATCAATAAAGCTTTTGAACGCACGTATGGTTGGGCCTGGTTACTTAAGTTGGCCGATGAACTCAAAGCTTGGGATGACCCGATGGCGGCGGAACTCTCTGCTAACTTGCAGCCACTTGTTGATGTGATTGTGCAACGCTACATGGAATTTTTGCCACAATTGCTTTACCCAGTTCGTGTCGGTGAACACACGAATACTGCATTTGGCCTGAGTTTCGCCTATGACTATGCGGTGAATCATGAGTTAA from Pseudidiomarina andamanensis includes:
- a CDS encoding ABC-F family ATPase — translated: MISAANITMQFGAKPLFENISVKFGEGNRYGLIGANGCGKSTFMRILSGEQEPSAGNVSIEPNMRVGKLRQDQFAYEQYSVIDTVIMGHEELWQVKAERDRIYGMAEMSEEDGMRVADLEVAFAEMDGYTAESRAGELLLGVGIPLESHFGLMSEIAPGLKLRVLLAQVLFSDPDIMLLDEPTNNLDINTIRWLENILNDRQATMIIISHDRHFLNSVCTHMADIDYGELRVYPGNYDQYMFAATQAREQLLNDNAKKKEKIAELQQFVSRFSANASKAKQATSRAKQIEKIQLAEVKASSRVSPFIRFEQEKKLYRLALEMEGVSKSFDELQVLRNLSAMIEVGEKVAILGANGIGKTTLLKCLVGQHQADSGMIKWSENANIGYYAQDHADWFKEKITVFDWMSQWKQPHHDEQAVRGVLGRMLFSQDDIKKPVTILSGGEKGRMIFGKLIMQRPNILIMDEPTNHLDMESIEALNLALEHYDGTLLFVSHDREFVSSLATRIIELTENGMRDFSGTYDDYLRQLAVD
- a CDS encoding S9 family peptidase, producing the protein MNKPSALNALVLALGLGSFLLSSAAHANPVKIDYQQPTQALIDIVDAAPSPGGSLSPNGDLLMVMNYPSLPTIADVAADELKLAGRRINPANYTVSQARYISSLTFVDVASGENLRIKGLPEQLKIIGASWAPNGEYVAFAQMNAENVELWLVDVEKTRAKRLTKQSLNAVWGPMLEWRHDSEGLYTYTVAEGLKKPALRTVPTGPVITESMGRTAPGRTYQDLLQNKQDELLFDYYFTSQISYVGVNGRTKEVGEPAIYRSVSTSPSDEFLLVANIERPYSYAVPWYRFPVTTTVWNTSGKTVYTVAEQPLADNLPIAFDAVEQGRRSISWRNDADATLVWAEAADQGDPAVKTEIRDRVFQQAAPFNEAPQKLLDLSKRYSRLLAADADTMLVWERWWADRDEKLWLVDSTGKTEPKLVWERSWEDRYNDPGQPFTVRRDGRTLLYVDGDNVLLRGTGASDEGDRPFVDSYSLATGKSKRLWRSEAPYFEQPRDIIDAEELTFLMQREGVDDPADFFVRDLDDNELRALTETPHPMPHTIGITRELITYEREDGLPMSAELYLPAGYDKERDGALPTMVWAYPREYKSSAAAAQVSGSPYEFVRISYWGPQYLATQGYAVLDSATMPIVGEGDKQPNDTFIEQLVMNGKAAIKAGVDLGVTDPERVALGGHSYGAFMTANMLAHSDLFTTGIARSGAYNRSLTPFGFQREERTVWDDSDLYIRMSPFFHAHKINEPLLMIHGSNDNNSGTFPMQSERLYQAIKGLGGSSRLVMLPHESHGYRARESILHMLWEQTRWLDTYLKEEK
- a CDS encoding benzoate/H(+) symporter BenE family transporter, encoding MKLSLSHISAGATAVFVGYSSAVVLILEAVKTLNGSPDVQSSWLLALGLAMGITSIVLSLRYKAPIFTAWSTPGIALLIVALQGVSLSQAVGIFIFSSALIALFGLSGISDRLIKYIPVSVAAAILAGILLKFVLAVMPAVYEQPIIAGSLVIAFFVLRYFTPRFVFFWVLLLAVGLPAFMQDLDFSQLSFSMPAWVWVWPEFDLALMIGVGIPLFVVTMVSQNLPGIMMLRNNGYTPPMSPLLTSTGLAGLILAPLGAFAINLAAITAAICQSPEVDPDSSQRYKAAVAGGIFYLLAGLASSAIVGLFLMLPAAVTATIAGLALLPVLSTNMFKAFSDANNQLPPVLAFLTTASGTHFFGINSSFWGLLIGILAFYLAQHIKAKQAGK
- a CDS encoding glutathione peroxidase; the protein is MKQPVQSKIGKRVALIAAAGVAGVTLFSAVAGGTQQEVATAQRAAQSFVATDKGCLATFDHSMRALHSKDNHNLCELTENRVVMVVNTASKCGYTGQFEGLEELYQTYKDEDFVILGFPSDSFRQEHNDEEETATVCFVNFGVTFPMMATTPVKGDEANAIFKALTQATEQAPGWNFHKYIVSADGKQVTSFPSKIEPMDKSITNVIDKYLSESAE
- a CDS encoding phosphoribosyltransferase; protein product: MKLPFKNRREAGEQLASELTSMIGLTNVLVLALPRGGVPVAEPIAQCLGAPLSVLLVRKLGVPGQPEVAMGAISENGVRVLNKDIVDTFAIDAREIARIEQRERQELERRQQLYRSGNPLPEVTGKTVILVDDGLATGATMKAAVEVLKREKVGTIVVAVPVAARETALEIRSAIDQLICLAQPHPLEAIGYWYLDFAQVNDEEVLDIMLRHSSKFGSVT
- a CDS encoding TIGR03643 family protein, whose translation is MKFPEAELSRIIEMAWEDRTPFEAISALYGLSEAQVIALMRRELKPTSFRLWRQRVNGRVTKHLQRRDPKVSRAYCPTQYKR
- a CDS encoding BCAM0308 family protein, which encodes MSSQFPKDPQKTLGQRGVWQPKLSPHKLKSPSVCSQCGVVYQNSRWQWLQQPKADAAEVICPACELIQNGQSNGSLKLSGDFFQEHRDEILGLIRHVIEDETKQHPMNRLIDLRSDVDETLLTFTDSHHPKRIGHALEQAYDGQFEINYNEDYCEASWRR
- a CDS encoding DUF2891 domain-containing protein, which gives rise to MKKLTSVAVFLSLGLIGQVQASTESSHELTLTEADKLVTLPLHCVETPYPYKTGIVLGSAEDLKEPSQHHPIFYGCFDWHSAAHGYWSLVTLLRQFPDMAHAEQAREVLKRNITNENGLREAEFFSKDINKAFERTYGWAWLLKLADELKAWDDPMAAELSANLQPLVDVIVQRYMEFLPQLLYPVRVGEHTNTAFGLSFAYDYAVNHELTELEQLIETRAKAYFLTDKNCPISWEPSGYDFISPCLEEIGLMQRVLPKNEFLPWLSDFMPQLADKNYQLEVGKVSDRSDGKLVHLDGLNFSRAWNLYALANAFPQYEHLRNVADKHIAYSYPNLIGDSYEGGHWLGSFAIQALNQSKD